The following coding sequences are from one Melanotaenia boesemani isolate fMelBoe1 chromosome 19, fMelBoe1.pri, whole genome shotgun sequence window:
- the LOC121630391 gene encoding uncharacterized protein LOC121630391, with the protein MRKISSPHEDFISTSKLIRSEPPAVYQLRTKKEKFGSLTRMTVGEKDEKKANKTILLVGETGAGKSTLINALVNYSMGVEWEDGVWFHIVEEEESQTSDVMVYQMFGFEGKTLPYSLTIIDTPGFGDTRGIEHDVLISQRLLDMFGSEDGVHEVHAVGLVMKGSDRRLSDRLMYVFNSVTSLFGKNMEKNIVALITHSDGRKPENVLQALEAANIKYSRDEKNQPVYYLFNNKQQKQRDKKYKGEASKHSWSFTKEEIGHFTNFLTGSQSQTLQTACIQNLQDRISLTELKQTEIRQIQEAMKKKNQNFIIEVDEVYKEKEDIDGGWWLFSKQGAVTCKVCEENCHHPGCTKAWKPELCEIMKDGRCTVCTRKCPASDHVKENWRYVTKTRRVQKTVESIKKTYGKNKSEDGNMKSVLENVGEEMKKLTTERSQLLDEAYQHVVKLEEIALNVVSVSTYVHLDFLIEKMKEEGDKEKVQKLEEMKSREDEGSRSALISFVKLQALKLKFAIKLPKFKK; encoded by the coding sequence ATGAGAAAGATCTCTTCACCACATGAGGACTTCATCTCCACCAGCAAACTGATCCGATCAGAACCTCCTGCTGTCTACCAGCTGAGAACAAAGAAAGAGAAGTTTGGATCTCTGACCAGAATGACTGTTGGAGAAAAAGATGAGAAGAAAGCCAATAAAACCATCTTACTAGTTGGAGAAACAGGAGCAGGAAAATCTACTCTGATCAACGCTCTGGTCAACTACAGCATGGGGGTGGAGTGGGAGGATGGAGTCTGGTTTCACATCGTAGAGGAGGAAGAAAGTCAGACATCAGATGTGATGGTGTACCAGATGTTTGGGTTTGAAGGTAAAACTCTGCCCtactctctgaccatcatcgaTACTCCTGGATTTGGAGACACCAGAGGAATCGAACACGATGTCCTCATCAGTCAGAGATTATTAGACATGTTTGGGTCAGAGGATGGAGTTCATGAAGTTCATGCTGTGGGTCTGGTGATGAAGGGAAGTGATCGTCGACTGAGTGATCGACTGATGTACGTCTTCAACTCAGTGACGTCTCTGTTTGgaaaaaacatggagaaaaacaTCGTAGCTCTCATCACACACTCAGATGGAAGAAAACCTGAAAATGTTCTTCAGGCTCTTGAAGctgcaaacattaaatattcCAGAGATGAGAAGAACCAGCCTGTTTACTACCTGTTTAATAATAAACAGCAGAAGCAACGagataaaaaatacaaaggCGAGGCTTCTAAACATTCATGGTCTTTTACCAAAGAGGAAATTGGTCATTTTACAAACTTCTTgacaggatctcagtctcagaCCCTCCAAACAGCCTGCATccagaacctgcaggacagaatcAGCCTGACTGAactgaaacagacagaaatcagACAAATTCAAGAAGctatgaagaagaagaaccagaaCTTCATTATAGAAGTTGATGAGGTctacaaagagaaagaagacaTTGATGGTGGGTGGTGGTTGTTTTCTAAACAGGGAGCAGTCACCTGTAAAGTGTGTGAGGAGAACTGTCACCATCCTGGATGTACGAAGGCCTGGAAACCAGAACTCTGTGAGATCATGAAAGATGGACGCTGTACTGTTTGTACCAGGAAGTGTCCTGCATCAGATCATGTGAAAGAAAACTGGAGATATGTGACCAAGACCAGGAGAGTTCAGAAGACTGTGGAAAGTATAAAGAAGACGTATGGAAAGAATAAATCAGAAGATGGTAACATGAAGAGTGTTCTGGAGAATGTTGGAGAAGAAATGAAGAAGCTGACAACAGAGAGGTCTCAGCTGCTGGATGAAGCCTACCAACATGTTGTTAAACTGGAGGAGATCGCCCTCAATGTTGTTTCTGTCTCCACTTACGTCCACTTGGACTTCCTGATTgagaagatgaaggaggaaggagaCAAAGAGAAGGTCCAGAAACTGGAGGAGATGAAGAGCAGAGAGGATGAAGGAAGCAGATCAGCTCTGATCAGCTTTGTTAAATTACAAGCACTGAAGTTAAAATTTGCCATAAAACttccaaaatttaaaaagtga